One genomic window of Meles meles chromosome 3, mMelMel3.1 paternal haplotype, whole genome shotgun sequence includes the following:
- the IL4 gene encoding interleukin-4, whose amino-acid sequence MGLTSQLIPTLVCLLALTGAFVHGHNFSIAIKEIIKTLNILTARNDSCMELTVTEVFTAPKNTSEEEIFCRAATVLQQLSTHHCSNRLLRGLHRNLRNMANMTCSVNEVKKSTLKDFLERLKEIMQQKYYRH is encoded by the exons ATGGGTCTCACCTCCCAACTGATTCCAACTCTGGTCTGCTTACTAGCACTCACCGGCGCTTTCGTCCACGGACATAACTTCAGTATTGCCATTAAGGAGATCATCAAAACGTTGAACATCCTCACAGCGAGAAAC GACTCGTGCATGGAGCTGACCGTCACCGAAGTCTTCACTGCCCCAAAG AACACAAGTGAGGAGGAAATCTTCTGCAGAGCTGCAACTGTGCTTCAGCAGCTCTCTACACACCATTGCTCCAACAGATTGCTCAGAGGACTTCACAGGAACCTCAGGAACATGGCAAACATG ACCTGTTCGGTGAATGAAGTCAAGAAGAGTACACTGAAAGACTTCTTGGAAAGGCTAAAAGAGATCATGCAACAGAAATACTACAGGCACTGA